ATGTCCACCGACATCAGGCCGGTGGAGGTGGAGAAGACCACGCAGGACACGATCGCCATCGGCACGCCGACGAGGACCGCGGAACGGCGACGGGTGATACCCACCTTGTCGGCGACGGCCGAGACGACGACCTCGATGATGGAGATCAGGGACGTCAGGCCGGCGATGAACAGGCTGCCGAAGAACAGGACGCCGAACAGCCCGCCGGCGGGCATCTCGTTGATGATCGCCGGGAAGGCCATGAACGACAGGCCGATGCCCGAGTCGGCGACCTCGTCGACCGGGACGTTCTGCTGGACGGCCATGAAACCGAGGGCGGCGAAGACGCCGATTCCGGCGAGCACCTCGAAGGCCGAGTTCGCGAAGCCGGTGACCAGGCCGGTGGCGGTGAGGTTCGTCCGCGGCTTGAGGTAGGAGGCGTAGGTGATCATGATGCCGAAGCCGATGGACAGCGAGAAGAAGATCTGGCCGTAGGCGGCGATCCACACGCTCGAGTCGGTCAGTGCGGACCAGTCGGGGGAGAACAGGGCGTCCAGACCGGTGCCGGCGCCGTCGAGGAACAGGGCACGGATGACCATGATCGTGAACAGGATGACGAGGACCGGGATGAAGACCATCGTCATCCGGCCGATGCCGACGGAGACGTCGAAGATCAGGGTGAGGATCGTGATGATCCAGACGATGACCATGACGATGAGGATCGGCCAGACGATGTTGCCGGAGAACAGGCTGTCACCGCCGGCCTGGTCGGCCTGCAGGAAGTCGTTCTGGAAGTAGGACGTCGGGTCGTCACCCCAGCCCTTGTTGATCGACTTGAAGACGTAGATCCCGGCCCAGGCGAGGATGACCGCGTAATAGAGGCCGATGAATGCGGCGACGCCGGTCTGCAGCCAGCCGATGATCTCGGCCTTCGGGTGGAGACGGCGGAAGACCATCGGGGCGGAACCGCGGAAGCGGTGGCCGAGGCCGAAGAACAGCCACAGCAGCGGGATGCCGGCGGTCAGCAGTGCGAAGAGGTACGGGATGAGGAAGGCGCCGCCGCCGGACTCGTAGGCGACGTAGGGGAAACGCCAGATGTTGCCGAGGCCGACGGCGGAGCCGATGGCCGCGAACATGAAGAGCATCCGCGAGTTGAATGTGTCGCGGGTGACCTTCTCCTCCTGTTCGGGTGTGGGTGAGGACATGTCTCCGGGAGCCTCCTGGGTTCGCTGGTGGGACGGGGATATCACTATGTGGAACACCAGAGTAGGGCACAGGGAACTGGCAGGAAAGACGGAGGTCCCCGACAGCAGGGGCGACCGGGGGTGGGGCGGAGCTCCGCCGGCGGTCCGGCCGGACACGGCCACCGTGCCGGAACCCTGTCGTCACCGGTTAGGATGGACGCCGTGTCTCTTACTCTCGGTATCGTCGGACTCCCCAATGTCGGCAAGTCCACGCTGTTCAATGCTCTGACCCGTAACGACGTGCTCGCCGCGAACTACCCCTTCGCGACCATCGAGCCGAACGAGGGGATGGTGGAACTGCCGGACAAGCGACTCGACCGTCTCGCCGAGATCTACAACTCCGAACGCATCCTCCCGGCCACGGTAACCTTCGTGGACATCGCCGGCATCGTCAAGGGCGCCTCCGAAGGCGAGGGCATGGGCAACGCCTTCCTCGCCAACATCCGTGAGGCGGACGCGGTCTGCCAGGTCGTCCGCGCCTTCGCCAACGACGACGTCATCCACGTCGACGGCCGGGTCGATCCCGCCGCCGACATCTCCGTCATCGAGACCGAGCTCATCCTCGCCGACCTGCAGACCATCGAGAAAGCCCTGCCGCGGCTGCAGAAGGAGGGCCGCAAGGACCGGGACAAGGCCGACGAGGCCGTCGCCGCCGAGAAGGCGCAGAAGATCCTCGAGGACGGCCGGACGCTGTACTCGGCGTCCGTCTCCGGCGAATTCGACACCTCGAGCGTCTACGACCTGCACCTCATGACGGCCAAGCCGTTCCTGTACGTCTTCAACTCCGACGAGGCCGTCCTCACCGACGAGGCCCGCAAGGCCGAGCTCCGCGAGCTCGTCGCCCCGGCCGACTGCGTGTTCCTGGACGCCGAGACCGAGTCCGAACTGCTCGAACTCGACGATGACGAGGCCGCGGAACTGCTCGCCTCCGTCGGCCAGGACGAGCCGGGTCTGGCGACGCTGGCCCGGGCAGGTTTCGAGACCCTGGGGCTGCAGACCTACCTCACCGCCGGCCCGAAGGAGGCGCGCGCCTGGACGATCCCGAAGGGTGCGACCGCCCCGCAGGCCGCCGGCGTGATCCACTCCGACTTCGAGCGCGGTTTCATCAAGGCCGAGATCGTCAGCTTCGACGACCTCGACAAGTACGGCTCCATCGCGGAGGCCCGTACCCACGGCAAGGTCCGCCAGGAGGGCAAGGACTACGTCATGCAGGACGGCGACGTGGTCGAGTTCAAGTTCAACGTGTAGGCCGCGCGAAGACACGGGCCGGCACAGGAGGGGAGGCACGGTGGAGGAGCCCACGACCGCCGAGGATCTGATGCGCTCGCGATTCCGGGCGTTCAAGGACGCGGACGCCGCCTGGCTGCTGCGCACCTGGCATCCCTCGACCAGGCCGGCCAGCCTCGATCTGACCGATAATCCTGTCTGGCGGGGGCTGCAGATTGTGGACACCGTCGCCGGCGGCGTGGACGACGACGAGGGGATCGTGGAGTTCCGGGCGACCTACCGGGAGCCCGGCGGGGGAGTAGGCGTCCAGCACGAGCGGTCCCGGTTCGTGAGGGAGGACGGCCGCTGGTTCTACGTCGACGGGGACGTCCGGGACTGAGCTCCACCCCGGCCGTCCCCACCCCGGCCGTCCCCTCGGGCGGCCGTTCGCGCACGGTCTCCCCGAGATCGTCACCGAATTCACCGGAGCCGGCGCACGGCGTCCCGATTCGGTGACGAAGTCGGGGAGAAGGGGATGGTCGGGGAGAGGCCGGGAAGGTCGGGGCAGGGGAGAGACGGCGCGGGGGTGGCCCGGTGAGTCGGACGCCACAGGTCGCGGCCGGGGTCGCGGAAGCACGGCTACTGTGGGTCGCGGACCCGCCGTCCCGCGGGAATGAGACCCAGGAAAGGACTCCCCATGACCGACTACGTCGCCGTCGCCACCTTCCCCGACAACGCCACCGCCTACCAGGCATTCTCCGCACTGAAGAACTCGCCGGTCAGCGCCGCGGTCGACACCGGCGCCATCGTCGAACGCGATGAGCACGGCAACGTCACCGTCCCCGAGGGCTACAACGCCGACTTCGGCGCGGGAATCGGGACCGGATCCCTCATCGGCATCCTCGTCGGCGTGCTCGGTGGCCCGCTGGGCATGCTGCTCGGCTGGGGCCTCGGCGCCTCCATCGGCGCCCTGTCGGACGCCGACCGTGCCGACACCCGGAGTTCCGCTCTGCTCGAGTTCAGCCGCCTCGTCCCGACCGGCCGCAACGCGCTCGTCCTGCAGACCGACGAGGCGGACACGCAGGCCCTCGACGACTTCGTCGCCCACTACAACGGGGAGATCGTCCGCCGGCCGCTCGACGAGGTCCTCGCCGAGATCGAGACCGCCGAGCAGGCGTCCCGGCAGGCCAGCGCGGCCGCCGAGGAGGCGCTGAAACTGCAGAAGAAGGCCGACCGCGAGCAGGCCTGGGACGACCGGAAGACGGAACTGCGGCAGAAGCGCCAGGAGCGGATCAACAGGATCCGGCAGGCCTTCGCCTGAGCCGCCCTTTTCCGGGGCACTCCCGGCGGGCCGGGAGGGACACAGTCGGCAGCAGGTGGGGGATACTCGGACCATGACATGTCGTGCGGTGCTCAGACGGTGTTTCCCCGGTCCTGCCTCGGCCGGCTCCTACCGTCTGTCCTGGCTCCGTGACGATCTCGTCGCGGGGCTCGTACTCACCGCACTGCTGATTCCCGCGGGGCTCGGTTATGCGGAGGTCGCTGGTCTTCCGCCGGTGACCGGCCTGTACGCCACGATCGCCCCGCTGCTCGTCTACGCGCTGATCGGACCGTCGCGGGTGCTCATCCTCGGGCCGGATTCCTCACTGGCCCCGATCATCGCCGCCGCCGTCGTCCCGATGGCGGTCGCCGGTCCGGACCGGGTCGCACTCGCAGGGGTCCTCGCCCTCGAGGTGGGGGCTGTACTCCTGGTCGCCGCAGTGCTGCATCTGGGGGCACTGACCCGGCTGCTCGCGAAGCCGATCCGTATCGGGTACCTCAACGGTGTCGCGCTCGTCGTGGTGGTCGGTCAGCTGCCGGGACTGTTCGGCCTCGACGTCGGCGGGGATTCGTTGTCCGGACAACTCACCGCTGCGGTGCGGGGGATCGTCGACGGGGACGCGGTGCCGCGGGCGGCGGTCCTGGGCCTCGGGTCTCTCGCCCTTATTCTCGCGTGCCGGGCCGTCAGTCGACGTATCCCCGGGGTGCTCGTCGCCGTCGTCGTCGCCACGGTCACGGTCGCGGTGTGCGGGTGGCGCGGGGATGTACCGGTGGTGGGGGCGATGCCACGGGGCCTGCCGGAGATCTCGTTCGGGTCGGTCTCCCCGGAGGAGGCCTTCGCCCTCCTCGTGCCCGCCACCGGCATCGCGCTCATCGCTTTCGCCGATACGGGGGTGTTGTCCAGTGCCTTCGCGGCCCGTGACGGTCGCCACGTCGACAGCAACCATGAGATGGCGGCACTCGGTGGTGCGAACATCGCCGCCGGGCTCTTCGGCGGGTTCCCGGTCTCCGCGTCCAGCTCCCGGACACCGGTCGCGGCCGAGGCCGGGGCCAGGACCCAGCTCACGGCGGTCATCGGCGCCCTGCTGGTTCTCACCGCGCTCCTGCTGATACCGGGGATCACCACGGACCTGCCCTCGGCTGCACTGTCGGCGGTTGTCATCACCGCGGCACTGTCGTTGGTCGATGTGTCGGCGGTCGTGTCCCTGTTCACCATCGACCGCGTCGAGGGGGCGATCTGTCTGGCCGCCACCGCCGGGGTGGCGGTACTGGGCGTGCTGGAGGGTATCGCGGTGGCGGTGGTGCTGGCACTGGTCACCTTCATCAACGCGTTCTCCCGCCCCTACCGGACGCAGCTGGGCAAGGTGCCGGGACTGCCGGGCTACCACGACATGACCCGCTACCCGCAGGCGGAACCTGTCACCGGCACGGTACTGCTGCGTTTCGACGCCCCGTTGTTCTTCGGCAACGGCGCCGCGTTCGACGAGTGGGCGCGGGGCACGGTGGATTCGGCCCTGGCGCAGGGGAGGGACATCCACACGGTGGTCTTGGCCAGTGAACCGGTCACCCGGCTGGATTCCAGTGCGATCGATGAGCTGGTGGAGTTCGACGACTACCTGCATTCCCGGGGAATCACGCTGTATTTCGCGGAGATGAAGGATCCGGTCCGCGAACAGCTCGGACGCTACCGGCTGCGGATCGGGCAGCGGCCCCGGTTCCCTGCTGACCGGTTTGCGCCGACCCTGGAGACGATCGTGGGGCGGCTCGAGGACACCGGAGATGATCCGCCCCCGCCCGGCGGAAACGACGGGATCCCACCGTCGGGGACCGCCCTGCAGTAACGTGGACGGTAATGAAGCTGATCAGCTACAACCTGCACAACAACAATGCGGCCGGGGACCTGGCGTCCCTGGTCTCCCGGCATGACCCCGACGTGCTCTGCGTGCAGGAGGCGGACACCGACCTGCTCCCACGCCGTATCGGTGATCTGGAACTGGTGCAGTCGACCGCCGAGAACCGGCAGGGTCTGGCCGTCTACCTGCGCGCCAGCCGCCTCGACCCGACCTCGACACTGCTGGTGCCGCTGGAGAAGTCGATCCACGACCGGGTGATGAAGCCCGCTCAGGAACGGATGGTCACCGTCCTCGCGCACGACGCGAAACATGACCGGGACGTCCTGCTCTCCTCGTTCCACGCCGCACCGCTGACCGCATCGAACTCACTGCGCCGCCAGCAGATCAGCACCGCCTTCGAAGCACTGCAGGAACTCGGTGCGGGGGTGCCCTCGGTGATGGTTGGTGACTTCAACTACCCGCTGTTCCAGTCCCGGCTGCAGCGCCATGTCGGGATGTTCGGCTACGACGTCGCACGCTCGGGGACGAGCACGTACCGCCGCTACGGGGTGCTGCGCGGGAACTACGATTTCGCCCTGTCCCGCGGGTTCGCCGCCTCGCAGGTCGAGTCGCTGCCGCAG
This is a stretch of genomic DNA from Corynebacterium nuruki S6-4. It encodes these proteins:
- a CDS encoding sodium-dependent transporter, with the translated sequence MSSPTPEQEEKVTRDTFNSRMLFMFAAIGSAVGLGNIWRFPYVAYESGGGAFLIPYLFALLTAGIPLLWLFFGLGHRFRGSAPMVFRRLHPKAEIIGWLQTGVAAFIGLYYAVILAWAGIYVFKSINKGWGDDPTSYFQNDFLQADQAGGDSLFSGNIVWPILIVMVIVWIITILTLIFDVSVGIGRMTMVFIPVLVILFTIMVIRALFLDGAGTGLDALFSPDWSALTDSSVWIAAYGQIFFSLSIGFGIMITYASYLKPRTNLTATGLVTGFANSAFEVLAGIGVFAALGFMAVQQNVPVDEVADSGIGLSFMAFPAIINEMPAGGLFGVLFFGSLFIAGLTSLISIIEVVVSAVADKVGITRRRSAVLVGVPMAIVSCVVFSTSTGLMSVDIVDKFTNNLGIVFCAIVATVTIAYVLRRSAEMQRHLNAVSSFKVGPIWKLCAFVITPIVLIYTLVKEVFNLISDGYEEYTAGQVFTWGWMVLIIIALAAVALAFMKHKNLVTVLDGVPGSDFGVPVGTRDAKAPNRFLVQAGKAGAAGAAGTATSKEGDLS
- the ychF gene encoding redox-regulated ATPase YchF, which produces MSLTLGIVGLPNVGKSTLFNALTRNDVLAANYPFATIEPNEGMVELPDKRLDRLAEIYNSERILPATVTFVDIAGIVKGASEGEGMGNAFLANIREADAVCQVVRAFANDDVIHVDGRVDPAADISVIETELILADLQTIEKALPRLQKEGRKDRDKADEAVAAEKAQKILEDGRTLYSASVSGEFDTSSVYDLHLMTAKPFLYVFNSDEAVLTDEARKAELRELVAPADCVFLDAETESELLELDDDEAAELLASVGQDEPGLATLARAGFETLGLQTYLTAGPKEARAWTIPKGATAPQAAGVIHSDFERGFIKAEIVSFDDLDKYGSIAEARTHGKVRQEGKDYVMQDGDVVEFKFNV
- a CDS encoding YchJ family protein; translation: MEEPTTAEDLMRSRFRAFKDADAAWLLRTWHPSTRPASLDLTDNPVWRGLQIVDTVAGGVDDDEGIVEFRATYREPGGGVGVQHERSRFVREDGRWFYVDGDVRD
- a CDS encoding DUF1269 domain-containing protein; the encoded protein is MTDYVAVATFPDNATAYQAFSALKNSPVSAAVDTGAIVERDEHGNVTVPEGYNADFGAGIGTGSLIGILVGVLGGPLGMLLGWGLGASIGALSDADRADTRSSALLEFSRLVPTGRNALVLQTDEADTQALDDFVAHYNGEIVRRPLDEVLAEIETAEQASRQASAAAEEALKLQKKADREQAWDDRKTELRQKRQERINRIRQAFA
- a CDS encoding SulP family inorganic anion transporter; this translates as MTCRAVLRRCFPGPASAGSYRLSWLRDDLVAGLVLTALLIPAGLGYAEVAGLPPVTGLYATIAPLLVYALIGPSRVLILGPDSSLAPIIAAAVVPMAVAGPDRVALAGVLALEVGAVLLVAAVLHLGALTRLLAKPIRIGYLNGVALVVVVGQLPGLFGLDVGGDSLSGQLTAAVRGIVDGDAVPRAAVLGLGSLALILACRAVSRRIPGVLVAVVVATVTVAVCGWRGDVPVVGAMPRGLPEISFGSVSPEEAFALLVPATGIALIAFADTGVLSSAFAARDGRHVDSNHEMAALGGANIAAGLFGGFPVSASSSRTPVAAEAGARTQLTAVIGALLVLTALLLIPGITTDLPSAALSAVVITAALSLVDVSAVVSLFTIDRVEGAICLAATAGVAVLGVLEGIAVAVVLALVTFINAFSRPYRTQLGKVPGLPGYHDMTRYPQAEPVTGTVLLRFDAPLFFGNGAAFDEWARGTVDSALAQGRDIHTVVLASEPVTRLDSSAIDELVEFDDYLHSRGITLYFAEMKDPVREQLGRYRLRIGQRPRFPADRFAPTLETIVGRLEDTGDDPPPPGGNDGIPPSGTALQ
- a CDS encoding endonuclease/exonuclease/phosphatase family protein, which gives rise to MKLISYNLHNNNAAGDLASLVSRHDPDVLCVQEADTDLLPRRIGDLELVQSTAENRQGLAVYLRASRLDPTSTLLVPLEKSIHDRVMKPAQERMVTVLAHDAKHDRDVLLSSFHAAPLTASNSLRRQQISTAFEALQELGAGVPSVMVGDFNYPLFQSRLQRHVGMFGYDVARSGTSTYRRYGVLRGNYDFALSRGFAASQVESLPQQGSDHLPILVHASLDPVPELLVPGAAVPPSSALPTRPWVRSSTSVGTWRPLRRPGRTGRNRTPRAGARRKQDRHLLLP